The following coding sequences lie in one Gemmatimonadota bacterium genomic window:
- a CDS encoding phosphonatase-like hydrolase, whose protein sequence is MTRPELVVFDMAGTTVEDAGQVPGAFMAALTEHGLALSTAELGRVRGASKREAIRRLLPETDARYEQAEHVYASFKARLAERFSAGVAPIPGAAEVFSWLRRQGTHVALNTGFDRDIVDLLIPALGWESAVDAIVTADDVEHGRPAPDLLHAAMQRCGVERADTVAAVGDTALDLEAGLRAGVGWNIGVLSGAHDRATLERAPHTHLVSSVAELPGLWSSTD, encoded by the coding sequence GTGACGCGACCGGAGCTGGTGGTTTTCGACATGGCAGGAACCACGGTGGAGGATGCGGGGCAGGTTCCGGGCGCCTTCATGGCTGCCTTGACCGAGCACGGTCTCGCGTTGAGCACCGCCGAACTGGGGCGGGTTCGCGGCGCGTCCAAACGGGAGGCCATCCGCCGTCTCTTGCCAGAGACGGACGCCCGCTACGAACAGGCCGAGCACGTCTACGCGTCGTTCAAGGCGCGGCTGGCCGAGCGGTTCTCGGCCGGGGTCGCTCCCATTCCGGGGGCGGCCGAGGTCTTCTCCTGGTTGCGGCGTCAGGGGACACACGTGGCGCTCAACACCGGGTTCGATCGGGACATCGTCGACCTGCTGATCCCGGCCCTCGGGTGGGAGAGTGCCGTGGACGCCATCGTGACCGCGGACGACGTCGAGCACGGGCGGCCCGCTCCCGACCTTCTCCACGCCGCCATGCAGCGCTGTGGGGTCGAGCGAGCCGACACCGTGGCGGCCGTCGGCGACACGGCGCTGGACCTCGAGGCGGGGCTTCGTGCCGGCGTGGGCTGGAACATCGGGGTCCTCTCCGGCGCGCACGATCGCGCAACCTTGGAGCGCGCCCCGCACACCCACCTCGTGAGCTCGGTGGCCGAGCTACCGGGTCTCTGGTCATCGACGGACTGA
- a CDS encoding helix-turn-helix transcriptional regulator, giving the protein MARTRATTSPVATTQFHILLALADAPRYGLGIVEEVARRTDGEIRLGPGTLYTAIKKMVEGELIEEVADTSRQGLQDTRRRYYRITREGRMALRAEAERLTQWLQVARDKQVLAE; this is encoded by the coding sequence ATGGCTCGCACCCGCGCAACAACCAGCCCGGTCGCCACCACCCAGTTCCACATCCTGCTGGCGCTCGCCGATGCACCCCGCTACGGCCTCGGGATCGTCGAGGAGGTCGCACGGCGCACGGACGGCGAGATCCGACTCGGCCCCGGGACGCTCTATACCGCGATCAAGAAGATGGTCGAAGGGGAGCTCATCGAGGAAGTCGCCGACACGTCCCGTCAGGGTCTACAGGACACGCGCCGCCGCTATTACCGGATCACTCGCGAGGGGCGGATGGCGCTACGCGCCGAGGCCGAGCGGCTCACCCAGTGGCTCCAGGTGGCACGCGACAAACAGGTGCTGGCGGAATGA